A single genomic interval of Procambarus clarkii isolate CNS0578487 chromosome 61, FALCON_Pclarkii_2.0, whole genome shotgun sequence harbors:
- the LOC123774262 gene encoding uncharacterized abhydrolase domain-containing protein DDB_G0269086-like, translating into MTDYGLNDNENKDGYLDNENDKAKEKADPQEAATASDEGTGVCEGAAAAATATPTAREQAQGGRLEKATAREQAGGGFLEETTAREQAGGGFLEEATAWEQAEGGRLEEATARGQAGGGFLEEATAWEQAEKGRLEEATAREQAEGGRLEEATAWEQAEGGRLEEATAREQAEGGGLEEATAREQAEGGRLEEATAWEQAERGRLEEATAARKRARRGLQAESTATDE; encoded by the coding sequence ATGACTGATTACGGACTCAACGACAATGAGAACAAGGATGGCTACTTAGATAATGAGAACGATAAAGCGAAGGAGAAAGCGGATCCTCAAGAAGCAGCAACGGCTTCAGATGAAGGAACAGGAGTCTgtgaaggagcagcagcagcagcaacagcaacaccaacagcaaGGGAACAAGCACAAGGAGGCCGTCTAGAAAAAGCAACAGCAAGGGAACAAGCAGGAGGAGGCTTTCTAGAAGAAACAACAGCAAGGGAACAAGCAGGAGGAGGCTTTCTAGAAGAAGCAACAGCATGGGAACAAGCAGAAGGAGGTCGTCTAGAAGAAGCAACAGCAAGGGGACAAGCAGGAGGAGGCTTTCTAGAAGAAGCAACAGCATGGGAGCAAGCAGAAAAAGGCCGTCTAGAAGAAGCAACAGCAAGGGAACAAGCAGAAGGAGGCCGTCTAGAAGAAGCAACAGCATGGGAACAAGCAGAAGGAGGCCGTCTAGAAGAAGCAACAGCAAGGGAACAAGCAGAAGGAGGCGGTCTAGAAGAAGCAACAGCAAGGGAACAAGCAGAAGGAGGCCGTCTAGAAGAAGCAACAGCATGGGAACAAGCAGAAAGAGGCCGTCTAGAAGAAGCAACAGCAGCACGTAAACGAGCAAGAAGAGGCCTTCAAGCAGAATCTACAGCAACTGATGAATGA